In Amycolatopsis coloradensis, one genomic interval encodes:
- a CDS encoding NAD(P)-dependent oxidoreductase → MAKLVVFGGTGYAGGKIAAEARGRGHEVLVVSRNAEGEGTRAGSLYDEAFLADVAKGADVLVIAVHGQSGLLDAVPSIAQVAKDNGARIGVVGGAGSLHVAEGGPRLIDTPEFPDEYKGEAGAHAEVLEAFRTLPEDVDWFYVSPAAEFGAWAEGERTGEFRLGGDVLLTDENGGSKIGGADYAIAFVDEIDKPEHRRQRFCVAY, encoded by the coding sequence ATGGCGAAGTTGGTTGTGTTCGGAGGAACCGGGTACGCGGGCGGGAAGATCGCCGCGGAGGCCCGCGGCCGCGGTCACGAGGTCTTGGTGGTGTCCAGGAACGCCGAAGGCGAGGGGACCAGGGCGGGCTCGCTCTACGATGAGGCCTTCTTGGCCGATGTCGCCAAGGGCGCCGATGTCCTGGTCATCGCGGTTCACGGGCAGAGTGGTCTGCTCGACGCGGTGCCCTCGATCGCTCAGGTCGCGAAGGACAACGGCGCGCGGATCGGCGTGGTCGGCGGGGCGGGCAGCCTGCACGTGGCCGAGGGCGGGCCGCGACTGATCGACACCCCCGAGTTCCCGGACGAGTACAAGGGTGAAGCCGGTGCGCACGCCGAGGTTCTCGAAGCGTTCCGGACGCTTCCCGAGGATGTCGACTGGTTCTACGTCAGCCCGGCCGCGGAGTTCGGCGCGTGGGCCGAGGGCGAGCGGACCGGCGAGTTCCGGCTCGGCGGCGACGTGCTCCTGACCGACGAGAACGGCGGTTCGAAGATCGGCGGCGCCGACTACGCGATCGCGTTCGTCGATGAGATCGACAAGCCGGAACACCGTCGTCAGCGTTTCTGCGTCGCTTACTGA
- a CDS encoding TIGR03621 family F420-dependent LLM class oxidoreductase, protein MGKFKFGVNLWGAENHEDWVAKCRRVEALGYDVISVPDHLGPGRNAPFPALTMAAAVTQRPRVGTLVSNMAFYNAALFAREVVTTVKMTGDRLDLGLGSGHMKSEFDEAGLPWTPAKERIEYLAKSLDHLREHFAAEGITPPPLLIAGNSDGVLSLAAREADIAGFAGLRQAPGKPPGTFRLDDAERMDERVAFFRSHANGRDPELNMLVQRVVVADDRRAAAEAWREEVKDQDGLDVDALLETPQLLFGTTDEMVRQLQERRERYGFSYITVFEPMLETFAPVVRELSGQ, encoded by the coding sequence ATGGGGAAATTCAAGTTCGGCGTGAACCTGTGGGGCGCCGAGAATCATGAAGACTGGGTCGCGAAGTGCCGCCGCGTCGAGGCCCTCGGATACGACGTCATCTCCGTGCCCGATCATCTCGGCCCAGGACGGAACGCGCCTTTCCCGGCGCTGACCATGGCCGCCGCGGTGACCCAGCGGCCCCGCGTCGGCACTCTCGTTTCCAATATGGCCTTCTACAACGCCGCGCTCTTCGCACGCGAAGTCGTCACCACGGTGAAGATGACGGGCGACCGGCTGGACCTCGGGCTCGGCTCCGGCCACATGAAATCGGAATTCGACGAAGCAGGCCTGCCGTGGACCCCGGCCAAGGAACGTATCGAGTACCTCGCCAAGAGCCTTGACCACCTGCGTGAACACTTCGCCGCCGAAGGAATCACGCCTCCCCCGCTGCTCATCGCGGGCAACAGCGACGGCGTGCTCTCCCTCGCCGCCCGCGAAGCCGACATCGCCGGCTTCGCGGGCCTTCGTCAAGCACCAGGGAAACCGCCGGGCACGTTCCGGCTCGACGACGCCGAGCGCATGGACGAACGCGTCGCCTTCTTCCGTTCACACGCGAACGGCCGCGATCCCGAACTGAACATGCTCGTCCAGCGGGTCGTCGTCGCGGATGACCGGCGCGCGGCCGCCGAGGCCTGGCGTGAAGAAGTCAAGGACCAGGACGGCCTCGACGTCGACGCCCTGCTCGAAACGCCCCAATTGCTGTTCGGGACCACCGACGAGATGGTCCGGCAGCTCCAGGAGCGTCGCGAACGGTACGGCTTCTCCTACATCACGGTGTTCGAACCGATGCTGGAAACGTTCGCGCCGGTCGTGCGGGAACTGTCCGGTCAGTAA
- a CDS encoding ribose-phosphate diphosphokinase — protein sequence MSSKSGTPKKNLMLFSGRAHPELAEEVAKHLNVSVVPQTAHNFANGEIFVRFNESVRGTDAFVIQSHPAPINEWVMEQLIMVDALKRASAKRITVIMPFYPYARQDKKHKGREPISARLIADLFKTAGADRIMTVDLHTAQIQGFFDGPVDHLLAQNVLAAHINKTYRDENITVVSPDSGRVRLAEKWAAQLGDRPIAFIHKTRDPDKPNQAVANRVVGKVRGQLCVLIDDMIDTGGTIVKATEALLDEGASDVVIASTHGILSDPATERLSNCKAREVIVTNTLPIPEEKRFPGLTVLSIAPLLAQAIQQVFEDGSVTSLFDGNA from the coding sequence ATGAGCTCGAAGTCCGGAACACCGAAGAAGAACCTGATGCTCTTCTCCGGGCGCGCCCACCCGGAACTCGCGGAAGAGGTCGCCAAGCACCTCAACGTGTCGGTCGTTCCGCAGACCGCGCACAACTTCGCCAACGGGGAGATCTTCGTCCGGTTCAACGAATCGGTGCGCGGGACCGACGCGTTCGTGATCCAGAGCCACCCCGCTCCCATCAACGAATGGGTGATGGAGCAGCTGATCATGGTGGACGCCCTCAAGCGCGCGAGCGCCAAGCGGATCACCGTGATCATGCCGTTCTACCCGTACGCGCGGCAGGACAAGAAGCACAAGGGCCGCGAGCCGATCTCCGCGCGCCTGATCGCGGACCTGTTCAAGACCGCGGGCGCCGACCGGATCATGACGGTCGACCTGCACACCGCGCAGATCCAGGGCTTCTTCGACGGCCCGGTCGACCACCTGCTCGCGCAGAACGTGCTGGCCGCGCACATCAACAAGACCTACCGGGACGAGAACATCACCGTCGTCTCGCCGGACTCGGGCCGCGTGCGGCTCGCCGAGAAGTGGGCGGCGCAGCTGGGTGACCGGCCGATCGCCTTCATCCACAAGACCCGCGACCCCGACAAGCCGAACCAGGCCGTCGCCAACCGCGTCGTCGGCAAGGTCCGCGGTCAGCTGTGCGTGCTGATCGACGACATGATCGACACCGGCGGCACGATCGTGAAGGCCACCGAGGCCCTGCTCGACGAAGGCGCGTCCGACGTCGTCATCGCCTCGACCCACGGCATCCTGTCCGACCCCGCCACCGAGCGGCTGTCGAACTGCAAGGCGCGCGAGGTCATCGTCACCAACACGCTGCCGATCCCGGAGGAGAAGCGGTTCCCCGGGCTGACCGTGCTGTCCATCGCGCCGCTGCTGGCGCAGGCGATCCAGCAGGTCTTCGAGGACGGGTCGGTCACGTCCCTCTTCGACGGCAACGCCTGA
- the glmU gene encoding bifunctional UDP-N-acetylglucosamine diphosphorylase/glucosamine-1-phosphate N-acetyltransferase GlmU produces the protein MTGPLSTLILAAGEGTRMRSSTPKVLHPIAGRPLVEHAVRAAAGLNPEHLVVVVGHGRDSVGARLEKVGEALGRQVVTAVQEEQKGTGHAVSCALSALPAGLTGTVVVSYGDVPLLDTETLASLVAEHTSTGNAVTVLTAVVENPTGYGRIIRDENGVVTSIVEQKDATPEQHEIAEINSGVYAFDASVLVDGLSRLSTDNAQGELYLTDVLGIARGDGKGVGALVIDDPWVTEGVNDRVQLSVLGAELNRRIVRGWQRAGVTVVDPASTWIDAGVTLSRDVVIEPGVQLKGSTSVGEGAQIGPDSTLENVSVGAGASVVRTHGSDSELGDGVKVGPFTYLRPGSKLGTKGKLGAFVETKNADIGAGTKVPHLTYVGDATIGENSNIGCSSVFVNYDGVNKHHTTIGSHVRLGADNTFVAPVTIGDGAYSGAGTVIRQDVPPGALAVSTGPQRNIEDWVSRRRPGTPAAEAASAAKQDTAAVSDSNKGNDGESPA, from the coding sequence GTGACCGGCCCGCTGAGCACGTTGATCCTCGCCGCGGGTGAGGGCACCCGCATGCGTTCGTCCACCCCGAAGGTGCTGCACCCGATCGCCGGCCGCCCGTTGGTCGAGCACGCGGTGCGGGCCGCCGCGGGACTGAACCCGGAGCACCTGGTCGTGGTCGTCGGCCACGGTCGCGACTCGGTCGGCGCCCGGCTGGAAAAGGTCGGCGAGGCACTCGGCCGCCAGGTCGTCACGGCCGTCCAGGAAGAACAGAAGGGCACCGGGCACGCCGTCTCGTGCGCGCTCTCCGCGCTGCCCGCCGGGCTGACCGGCACCGTCGTCGTCAGCTACGGCGACGTCCCGCTGCTCGACACCGAAACGCTCGCTTCCCTGGTCGCCGAGCACACCTCCACCGGTAACGCGGTCACCGTGCTGACCGCGGTCGTCGAGAACCCGACCGGTTACGGCCGGATCATCCGCGACGAAAACGGCGTCGTCACCTCGATCGTCGAGCAGAAGGACGCCACCCCCGAACAGCACGAAATCGCCGAAATCAACTCCGGCGTCTACGCCTTCGACGCTTCGGTCCTCGTCGACGGGCTCTCGCGGCTTTCGACGGACAACGCGCAGGGCGAGCTCTACCTCACCGACGTCCTCGGCATCGCCCGCGGCGACGGCAAGGGCGTCGGCGCGCTGGTCATCGACGACCCGTGGGTGACCGAAGGCGTCAACGATCGCGTTCAGCTCTCCGTCCTCGGCGCCGAACTGAACCGCCGGATCGTCCGCGGCTGGCAGCGGGCGGGCGTCACCGTCGTCGACCCCGCGAGCACCTGGATCGACGCGGGCGTGACCTTGTCGCGCGACGTCGTCATCGAGCCCGGTGTGCAGCTGAAGGGTTCGACGTCGGTCGGCGAGGGCGCGCAGATCGGCCCGGACAGCACCTTGGAGAACGTCTCCGTCGGCGCGGGCGCGTCGGTGGTGCGGACGCACGGTTCCGATTCGGAACTGGGCGACGGGGTGAAGGTCGGCCCGTTCACCTACCTGCGTCCCGGCTCCAAGCTGGGGACCAAGGGCAAACTCGGCGCGTTCGTCGAGACGAAGAACGCCGACATCGGCGCCGGCACGAAGGTCCCGCACCTGACCTACGTCGGCGACGCGACCATCGGCGAGAACAGCAACATCGGGTGCTCCAGCGTCTTCGTCAACTACGACGGCGTGAACAAGCACCACACCACGATCGGCTCCCATGTGCGGCTCGGCGCGGACAACACGTTCGTCGCCCCGGTGACCATCGGCGATGGCGCCTACAGTGGGGCAGGCACCGTGATCAGGCAAGACGTACCCCCGGGCGCGCTCGCCGTATCCACCGGGCCGCAGCGCAACATCGAAGACTGGGTGTCCCGGCGCAGGCCGGGCACACCCGCGGCGGAAGCAGCTTCCGCCGCGAAGCAGGACACCGCCGCCGTGTCCGATTCAAACAAGGGAAACGACGGGGAGTCGCCAGCATGA
- a CDS encoding GGDEF domain-containing protein, translating into MRLTEDATTSGRRPALAEMSDAWLHGRARELGAAIQRVSYAEQLDIVTSLDELLDETQRRGEPLLVAQLLRYSAMARLVTRGLAAEAEPRLDEMLAHTRRHGLALMRADAHAMRGRRLVIAKQEDAALTEIARALAILDDSAVPDRQVGRRNWDRMLSTTLVDCWLVLNQLGVYEAAEEAIARAAQAIRDSASPHEIALQLINRVKMLLGWGLRLERIERYDEGADKFRTAASMAQAAEGPFTESLFPRKAGVPAIDQVGVLAAAAALASPDSSHIERLNSLLHPELVFPHEREIIAIALARCLDNDGRREDALQVLKEVREDNEDGSLPSMRLNLARELARLDTTPDYASGASQSLIDYATILETEMWSLRESQIATLNARREHERLSAEHGAITQQALQDPLTGLPNRRALDEKLRSLASSADAQPLAVALVDLDGFKDVNDKQSHAEGDNVLRVIASTLRDALRGDDVVARYGGDEFIVLLPGAPASAAKQALGRSVNAVASLPHHLSHGVTLSVGLVSLRPQERAEQVLARADAAMYQAKRGGGNQVSSVNSMAIDPATGWPGEDAPTDPAWDSEQPT; encoded by the coding sequence GTGCGGCTGACCGAGGACGCGACGACCAGTGGCAGGCGGCCGGCGCTTGCGGAGATGTCCGACGCCTGGCTCCACGGTCGCGCGCGCGAACTCGGAGCGGCCATCCAGCGGGTCAGCTACGCCGAACAGCTGGACATCGTCACCAGCCTCGACGAACTCCTCGACGAGACGCAGCGCCGCGGCGAACCGTTGCTGGTCGCCCAGCTGCTGCGCTACTCGGCGATGGCCAGGCTCGTCACTCGCGGCCTCGCCGCCGAAGCCGAGCCCCGGCTCGACGAGATGCTCGCGCACACCAGGCGGCACGGGCTCGCGCTGATGCGGGCCGACGCGCACGCCATGCGCGGCCGCCGTCTGGTGATCGCCAAACAGGAGGACGCCGCCCTCACCGAGATAGCCAGGGCGCTGGCCATCCTCGACGACTCCGCGGTCCCGGACCGCCAGGTCGGCAGGCGCAACTGGGACCGAATGCTGTCCACGACCCTGGTCGACTGCTGGCTGGTGCTGAACCAGCTGGGCGTCTACGAGGCGGCCGAGGAGGCCATCGCCCGCGCAGCGCAGGCGATCCGCGACAGCGCGAGCCCGCATGAGATCGCGCTCCAGCTGATCAACCGGGTCAAGATGCTGCTGGGCTGGGGTCTGCGGCTCGAACGCATCGAGCGCTACGACGAGGGCGCGGACAAGTTCCGCACCGCGGCGTCGATGGCCCAGGCCGCCGAAGGCCCGTTCACCGAGTCGCTCTTCCCGCGCAAGGCCGGGGTGCCCGCGATCGACCAGGTCGGCGTGCTCGCCGCGGCCGCCGCACTGGCGTCGCCCGATTCGTCGCATATCGAACGCCTGAACTCGCTGCTGCATCCGGAACTGGTGTTCCCGCACGAACGCGAGATCATCGCCATCGCGCTGGCCCGCTGCCTGGACAACGACGGCCGCCGCGAGGACGCCCTGCAGGTGCTCAAAGAGGTCCGCGAGGACAACGAGGACGGCTCGCTGCCGTCGATGCGGTTGAACCTCGCCCGCGAGCTCGCCAGGCTCGACACCACCCCGGACTACGCGTCGGGGGCGAGCCAGTCGCTGATCGACTACGCGACCATCCTGGAAACGGAGATGTGGTCGCTGCGGGAATCGCAGATCGCCACGCTCAACGCGCGCCGCGAGCACGAACGCCTGTCCGCCGAGCACGGCGCGATCACCCAGCAGGCCCTCCAGGACCCGCTCACCGGGCTGCCGAACCGGCGCGCGCTCGACGAAAAGCTGCGTTCGCTGGCGTCGTCCGCCGACGCCCAGCCGCTCGCGGTCGCGCTGGTCGACCTCGACGGTTTCAAGGACGTCAACGACAAGCAGTCGCACGCCGAGGGCGACAACGTGCTCCGTGTCATCGCGAGCACGCTGCGCGACGCCCTGCGCGGAGACGACGTGGTCGCCCGCTACGGCGGAGACGAGTTCATCGTGCTTCTACCTGGGGCTCCGGCCTCCGCGGCGAAGCAGGCGCTGGGTCGTTCTGTGAATGCCGTCGCATCTCTGCCGCACCATCTTTCGCACGGCGTCACCCTCTCCGTCGGCCTCGTCTCGCTCCGCCCGCAGGAACGGGCCGAGCAGGTCCTCGCCCGCGCCGACGCGGCCATGTACCAGGCGAAACGCGGCGGCGGGAACCAAGTTTCGTCGGTGAACTCGATGGCCATCGACCCGGCGACCGGATGGCCCGGTGAGGATGCTCCGACCGACCCCGCGTGGGACTCCGAGCAGCCCACGTAG
- a CDS encoding acyl-CoA desaturase, translating to MTATLDRSQKPAKGPKPVIEGHRSSGVQLSVYLGVIFPLAALLAAVPFAWGWGLTWVDVGLFVVFYAISGLGITVSYHRYFTHGSFKAKPWLRVAMAIAGSMAVQGPVITWVADHRRHHAFSDRDGDPHSPWLFGTTPVAIAKGFWHAHMGWLFDRDQTNAERFAPDLVKDPAIKKVDDLFWLWSLLTLVLPAILGGLITWSFWGAVTAFFWAGLVRVCVLHHVTWSVNSVCHMIGERPFAARDKSANFWPLAIFSFGESWHNLHHADPTSARHGVQRGQIDLSARLIWIFEKFGWAYDVRWPTPQRLARIATESK from the coding sequence ATGACGGCTACCCTGGACCGTTCCCAGAAGCCCGCGAAGGGCCCCAAGCCGGTAATCGAAGGACATCGATCGAGCGGCGTGCAGCTCTCGGTCTACCTCGGGGTCATCTTCCCGCTCGCCGCGTTGCTCGCGGCCGTCCCGTTCGCCTGGGGCTGGGGACTGACCTGGGTCGACGTCGGCCTGTTCGTGGTCTTCTACGCGATCAGCGGACTCGGTATCACCGTTTCGTACCACCGCTACTTCACGCACGGCTCGTTCAAGGCCAAGCCGTGGCTGCGCGTCGCGATGGCGATCGCCGGCAGCATGGCCGTCCAGGGCCCCGTGATCACCTGGGTCGCCGACCACCGGCGCCACCACGCCTTTTCCGACCGTGACGGCGACCCGCATTCGCCGTGGCTGTTCGGGACGACACCGGTCGCCATCGCCAAGGGGTTCTGGCACGCGCACATGGGCTGGCTGTTCGACCGCGACCAGACCAACGCGGAGCGGTTCGCGCCGGACCTGGTGAAGGACCCGGCCATCAAGAAGGTCGACGACCTGTTCTGGCTGTGGAGCCTGCTCACCCTGGTGCTGCCCGCGATCCTCGGTGGACTGATCACCTGGTCGTTCTGGGGCGCGGTGACCGCGTTCTTCTGGGCCGGGCTGGTGCGCGTCTGCGTGCTGCACCACGTGACCTGGTCGGTCAACTCGGTCTGCCACATGATCGGCGAGCGCCCGTTCGCGGCTCGCGACAAGTCGGCCAACTTCTGGCCGCTGGCGATCTTCTCCTTCGGCGAGTCGTGGCACAACCTGCACCACGCCGACCCGACCTCGGCGCGGCACGGTGTGCAGCGTGGCCAGATCGACCTTTCCGCGCGGCTGATTTGGATCTTCGAGAAGTTCGGCTGGGCCTACGACGTGCGCTGGCCGACCCCGCAGCGCCTCGCGCGCATCGCCACTGAAAGCAAATAG
- a CDS encoding TetR/AcrR family transcriptional regulator, translating to MTGTERRQQLLNVARALFAEKGFEGTSIEEIAHRANVSKPVVYEHFGGKEGIYAVVVDRETQLLLDRMVSTLHGGHPRVMLEQAAIALLSYVEDSHDGFRILVRDSPVASSTGTFSTVLNDIASQVEHILAQQFAARGYDEKLAALYAQALVGMVALTGQWWLDARKPKRDEVAAHLVNLAWNGLSNLEHKPKLRLH from the coding sequence ATGACGGGGACCGAGCGCAGGCAGCAACTGCTCAACGTCGCCAGGGCCCTGTTCGCGGAGAAGGGTTTCGAAGGCACGTCCATCGAGGAGATCGCGCATCGCGCGAACGTCTCCAAACCGGTGGTGTACGAGCATTTCGGCGGCAAGGAAGGTATCTACGCCGTCGTCGTCGACCGCGAGACGCAGCTGCTGCTCGATCGGATGGTCTCCACCCTCCACGGTGGACACCCGCGGGTGATGCTGGAGCAGGCCGCGATCGCGTTGCTCTCCTACGTCGAAGATTCGCACGACGGCTTCCGCATCCTGGTGCGGGATTCACCGGTCGCGAGTTCGACGGGCACGTTCTCGACGGTGCTGAACGACATCGCCAGCCAGGTCGAGCACATCCTCGCGCAGCAGTTCGCCGCGCGGGGCTACGACGAGAAGCTGGCCGCGCTGTACGCGCAGGCGCTCGTCGGGATGGTCGCGCTCACCGGACAGTGGTGGCTCGACGCCCGGAAGCCGAAGCGCGACGAGGTCGCCGCGCATCTGGTCAACCTGGCCTGGAACGGTCTGTCCAATTTGGAGCACAAACCCAAGCTGCGGCTGCACTGA
- a CDS encoding NUDIX domain-containing protein has protein sequence MIDKIAWLHLRGGRILSTRSRGKSVFYLPGGKREPGETDTETLIREIREELTVEIAPASIEPAGVFEAQADGHATGLLVRMTCYTAEFSGTLTASSEIDEVAWLGYEDRGRVSAVDKIIFDHLRETGLLR, from the coding sequence ATGATCGACAAGATCGCTTGGCTGCACCTGCGCGGCGGCCGGATCCTGAGCACCCGGTCACGCGGCAAATCCGTGTTCTACCTGCCCGGCGGCAAACGCGAACCCGGCGAAACCGACACGGAGACCCTGATCCGCGAAATCCGTGAGGAACTGACCGTCGAGATCGCACCGGCGAGCATCGAGCCCGCCGGGGTCTTCGAAGCGCAGGCCGACGGCCACGCCACCGGGCTTCTGGTCCGGATGACCTGCTACACCGCCGAATTCAGCGGAACACTCACGGCCAGCAGCGAAATCGACGAGGTCGCGTGGCTCGGCTACGAGGACAGGGGCCGGGTCTCCGCGGTGGACAAGATCATCTTCGACCACCTGCGGGAGACCGGCCTCCTGCGCTGA
- a CDS encoding isochorismatase family protein — MTKIDPATTALVLIDLQTRIVALETVPIEGTEVVANAILLREAFSAAGSPIVHVRAHRPGVDEQPPGSELVAELTPRVGEHLITKHSIGAFYRTGLDELLRGLGVKTLVLAGIATEYGVESTLRAAIDHTYETIAVSDAMAGIAAISHESAVTKVFPRLGEVLTTAETAAALD; from the coding sequence ATGACGAAGATCGACCCGGCCACGACGGCGCTCGTCCTGATCGACCTCCAGACCCGGATCGTCGCGCTGGAGACCGTCCCGATCGAAGGCACCGAGGTCGTGGCGAACGCGATCCTGCTGCGAGAGGCCTTCAGCGCGGCCGGCTCACCGATCGTCCACGTGCGCGCGCACCGGCCGGGCGTCGACGAGCAACCGCCCGGCAGCGAACTGGTCGCCGAGCTGACGCCTCGTGTAGGCGAGCACCTGATCACCAAGCACTCGATCGGCGCGTTCTACCGCACCGGACTCGACGAACTCCTGCGCGGACTCGGTGTGAAGACACTGGTGCTCGCCGGGATCGCCACCGAATACGGCGTCGAATCGACGCTGAGGGCCGCGATCGACCACACATACGAGACCATCGCCGTCTCGGACGCGATGGCGGGTATCGCCGCGATCTCCCACGAATCGGCGGTCACGAAGGTGTTCCCGCGGCTGGGCGAAGTGCTCACGACCGCCGAGACCGCCGCGGCGCTGGACTGA
- a CDS encoding SDR family oxidoreductase translates to MGQNREVVVTGGGTGIGYAVAAAFAGRGDRVTITGRREQVLTEAATLLGAYPVPFDAADPAAVDRALAELPERVDVLVNNAGGNTDFQNEPAEDLKAFAANWQANLDANVFSAVLVTRALRERFADGARIVTIGSIAARTGAGSYGAAKAALEAWNVDVAREFGPRGITANIVAPGLVGDTEFFQGKLSDERRAWLIGNTLTKRAGEPADVAEVVAFLASPEARHVTGQIIHVNGGAHLGR, encoded by the coding sequence ATGGGGCAGAACAGGGAAGTGGTGGTCACCGGCGGCGGCACCGGGATCGGTTACGCGGTCGCGGCGGCGTTCGCCGGGCGAGGTGATCGGGTGACGATCACCGGCCGCCGCGAACAGGTCCTCACCGAGGCCGCCACGCTGCTCGGCGCGTACCCGGTCCCGTTCGACGCGGCCGATCCGGCCGCGGTGGACCGGGCGCTGGCCGAACTGCCGGAGCGCGTCGACGTCCTGGTCAACAACGCGGGCGGGAACACCGATTTCCAGAACGAGCCCGCCGAAGACCTGAAAGCCTTCGCGGCGAACTGGCAGGCCAACCTCGACGCGAACGTGTTCAGCGCCGTGCTGGTCACCCGCGCCTTGCGGGAAAGGTTTGCCGACGGCGCGCGGATCGTCACCATCGGCTCCATCGCCGCGCGGACGGGAGCGGGTTCCTACGGTGCGGCCAAGGCCGCGCTGGAGGCGTGGAACGTCGACGTGGCAAGGGAATTCGGACCGCGCGGGATCACCGCGAACATCGTCGCGCCCGGACTGGTCGGGGACACCGAATTCTTTCAGGGCAAGCTGTCCGACGAACGCCGGGCGTGGCTGATCGGCAACACGCTGACCAAACGCGCCGGCGAGCCCGCGGACGTCGCCGAAGTGGTGGCCTTCCTGGCGAGCCCGGAGGCGCGGCATGTCACCGGCCAGATCATCCACGTCAACGGCGGCGCGCACCTCGGCCGTTAA
- a CDS encoding PQQ-dependent sugar dehydrogenase, with product MRTSAVVVFASLSLLVTACSGASSETVQSAPPVTSKPAASALKVEQVTAGLEHGWDVGFLPDGKILVTQRPGKLALVEGGTKRDVAADFSDVHVRGEGGLMGMVISKDFATSREFITCQTHKEGDTAVDIRLVTWRLSDDGASATKVKDLLTGLPVNPSGRHSGCRPAFGADGALLIGTGDTARPQHPQDRTSLGGKVLRVDAKTGNALPDNPFIKSANPNEQRVFTYGHRNVQGVTVRPGTGQVFTAEHGPTIDDEVNLETAGANYGWDPSKGGTETSYDESVPMTDKQRFPDAVSPLWTTGEITEAICGAEFLTGSQWGALEGSLAVTALKGQKLLLFRLDDAGKVTEVTLPPEFDDKFGRLRAVRSAPDGSLYITTSEGEDDKLLKVTPGA from the coding sequence ATGCGCACTTCCGCCGTCGTCGTGTTCGCTTCGCTGTCCTTGCTGGTCACGGCCTGTTCCGGGGCTTCGAGCGAGACGGTCCAGAGCGCACCACCGGTCACTTCGAAGCCCGCCGCGTCGGCGCTGAAGGTCGAACAGGTGACGGCCGGGCTCGAACACGGCTGGGACGTCGGTTTCCTGCCGGACGGGAAGATCCTCGTCACCCAGCGTCCCGGGAAGCTGGCCCTGGTCGAAGGCGGCACGAAACGCGACGTCGCGGCCGACTTCTCCGACGTCCACGTCCGCGGCGAAGGCGGCCTGATGGGGATGGTGATCAGCAAGGACTTCGCGACGTCGCGCGAGTTCATCACCTGCCAGACCCACAAGGAGGGCGACACGGCCGTCGACATCCGGCTGGTCACCTGGCGGCTTTCGGACGACGGCGCGAGCGCCACGAAGGTCAAGGACCTCCTGACCGGGTTGCCGGTGAACCCCAGCGGCAGGCACTCCGGCTGCCGTCCCGCGTTCGGCGCCGACGGCGCGCTGCTCATCGGCACCGGCGACACCGCCCGCCCGCAGCATCCGCAGGACCGGACGAGTCTCGGCGGCAAGGTGCTCCGTGTCGACGCGAAGACCGGGAACGCGTTGCCGGACAACCCCTTCATCAAGTCCGCGAATCCGAACGAACAGCGCGTGTTCACCTACGGGCACCGCAACGTCCAGGGCGTCACGGTCCGTCCGGGCACCGGGCAGGTGTTCACCGCCGAGCACGGGCCGACCATCGACGACGAGGTCAATCTGGAGACCGCGGGCGCGAACTACGGCTGGGACCCGTCCAAGGGCGGCACCGAGACCAGCTACGACGAAAGCGTCCCGATGACCGACAAGCAGCGCTTCCCGGACGCCGTCAGTCCTTTGTGGACGACCGGCGAGATCACCGAGGCGATCTGCGGCGCGGAATTCCTCACCGGATCGCAGTGGGGAGCGCTCGAAGGCTCACTGGCCGTGACCGCGCTGAAAGGCCAGAAACTCCTGCTGTTCCGTCTCGACGACGCGGGCAAGGTCACCGAAGTGACGCTGCCGCCGGAGTTCGACGACAAGTTCGGCAGGCTGCGCGCGGTCCGCAGCGCGCCCGACGGCTCGCTCTACATCACGACTTCGGAAGGCGAGGACGACAAGCTGCTGAAGGTCACCCCCGGCGCTTAA